Genomic window (Pseudomonas hydrolytica):
GGTCTGGGGCAGTGCCATCCATCAGCATCACTGGCATGGCCGCCAGCAGCAACGCTTTCATCCCTTGATGTTCCTGATCCAGAAGCGGCGGTCATCGACCGTGAAGTTGGGGTCATAGCCGACCAGCGTCAACAGTGAACCGACATAGTAAAGGCCGAACTGATTCATCAGCCAGCGTTCCATCGCTGGGTCGCCGGGCAACTTACTGTACGGTGGGATTGGGCCGTCGCTGCGAACCTGACCACTGGTTTTTCCGGAGATGGAAAAGCTCTTCCAGGTCAGCACGAAATTGTTCGACTGTTTCGGCAACTCCGGTGCGCAAAGCGACAGATTGCTGAAGCGCTCGGAGCGCTTGGCGTCGTGCCAGAGCACTGCGTCAAAGTGAATGCAATCGCTGGCTTTGAGCGTGAGGCTGCGGGTCAGCGTCATCTGATCAGCCGGAATTTGCAGATTGCTGATCACCACCTTGGGCCACTCCGGGGCGCGACCGTCGGTAGACAGATTGTGGCGCAAGGCGTTATGTAGTGGAGTGCCCAGCAAGCTGTTGCGACTTGCCGCGCTTGCGGGCGTAGCCGCTTGCGACAGACTGGTCCCAATGGAGTGTCCTAGTCCGTTCAGGGAATCCAACGCCCCCTGCATGTCGGTTGTGGCGCAGCCCGTCAATACAAAAGGCAGAAGCAGCAAGCTCCGGTAGTGTTTCATCGCAGTTCCTCGCGAGGTTATCCGTTGAAGAGGGTATTGAGCCGGGCGCACCAGGTTTCCGCCGCCCGACGGCTCATGGGAAAACTGAGCACTGGTCGTTGCGGATCGGCGGTTTGCAGCTCGATGGCGAAGTTTTTGGCGCGTACCGTGCGCTCGAAGGTCGGCACGCTCATGCCGCTGGCGTTGACCTGACGGCTGCCGCCGTTCATCTCCATGCTCTCGACCTCGCGCCAGGTCATCCGCCAACCAAGCAGCCAGGAGAAGTCGTGCAGTTTGTATGCGTCATTGACCACATCACAGGCCGCGATCTTGCGATTCTGAGAGTCAAAAACAAGGAATGCCGGTGCGGGATAACCCAGGAGATGTCCAGCATCGAATGACAGTCCCTGCTGGGCGTTGATCCTGGCGACAAGGGCCTGACAGCGGGCCTGCAAGCGCGCCAGAAAGCGGAAGGACAGCGTGAAGATCGCCAGCGAAATCAGTAGATAGAGCATCAGCTCACTGGTCAACAGCCCCCAAAGCGATGCCTGTGACAGGCGCGCAGGCCCCACGCCGATCATCGCCAGTACAAGAATCAGCGTAAGACCAGCGGCAGCAAGACCTGAAAGCCCAGCCACCGGAACTGCCAGCCCCGCCGCCGCTCCCACCCCCGCAGTCTTCCAGACGCTTGCCATACGTCATTTCCCCCATTTTGTTACTCATAGAGGCCATTTTATGGGGCCTGCATTCAATTGTCACTCATAGTGCGGGTACTTATCGGGCGTAGCCCTATAGAGGGGGTACTCATAGAGTCATTTCTCTTTAAAGAAGAGAGAAATATGGCCCTTGATCCCCGACTACGCTTCGGCCTGAAGCTGATAGAAATCAGAAAGACCAGAGGGTGGTCGCAAGAACGCCTAGCACTGGAAAGTGGCTTGGCACGCAGCTATCTGGGGGGTGTTGAGCGTGGGCAGCGCAACATCGCATTGCTCAACATCTTCAAGCTGGCCGAGGCGCTGGGGGTGGAGCCTTCAGTACTGCTGGAGGCGCCGGCGGCTGGACAGGAGCCTGCACCGTAACATCGTAACGCTACGTTATCGTAACGTTACGATGTCGTCTGAAAGGAGCGAGTGGGCAAGACCACTGGGCAGGCCCACCGAAGGCATATTGGAAACAGCCGACGCCAAGTAGCCCTGCTATTTTTAAATAACGAGTAGCCGCGCAGCGACCGGAGGGTGCGAAGGATTGCCCACAGCCGAAGAGCGGCAGCTACTAGGTTTTCTATAAATACTAGAAAAGCCTAAAAGCAGAACTACTAGGGGCGGTCTCTCCATTTCGCTGAATCCCCGTCCCAGTGGGGTTTACAGGCGATTCCGCACGTCGGCCGTGACTAGCGATGTCACGTAAAACGGCTAGCGATGTCACGTACCGATGACTAGCAATGTCACGTGGACAACTTGCAGAAATGGCACCAAAGCCAGCTCTGGCAAGGGTTTCAGCCTTACTAGTGATGTCACGTGGACAACCCGAAAAGCCCACAGGCTTATCCTCTCCTCTTGGTCGCTGCGATATGTAGGCGTGCAGGGGTGAGGATCAGGTGGTCTTTCGTTTCCTCGATGTGGTTCCGAGCCTCGGGATAGAACAGCAGCGCTTCATTTAGCCGGAGGCGGAAATTGGTCTTGAAGTTGGCCAGCCCCTTAGGAGTATTCGCATAGCCAGAGCCGAACTGCCTCATCAAGCCAGCCCAAGGCACCTGAGCAAGCCGCTTGCCGCCCTTGATTGTCGCCACGTTCAGACTGAACATGCGGTAGACCAGCCATGTGTAGATATCCATCGCCAGAGGCGACTTCTTGAGCGCTTGAAGCGCCTCCATTCTGATCGGCACCGGAGCATGGGTCAGGCTCTCGAAGAAGTCCGTACTGAGGGTGATTGAGCTGTCCCACAGTGCGGGCTGCTCAGTGTCGCGGGCGTTCCAGAAGAGAAATGCCCGTTTGGCGATCAGGATGTTTTCGATACCCAGTGCATCCCCGTCCGCGCCGCTGACGGAGATCAGCGAGCGGACTAGCCGCAAGCTCTGGTCACGCACTCTGGCGATGTACCGGCCATCGTTGTACAGGTCGAGCTTTTCCAGAAATTCCGCCTGTGAGCGCCCCAGCGATAGCTCCGGACTGCCTGTGCGGACGGCCTCGGTACACATCCACGCCAACAGCAGGCGCGGCAGACCGCCATAGGGCACGCCATGTTTGGGGTTAGCTGTGATGGAGAGGGTCAGCTTGCCTGTGCCGCGTTCAAAGTAGTTGCTCTTGGGGTCTGTATGAGGAAGCGTGGCCTGCGCCAGAAAGTGCGCGATGTAGCCTGTCGCGCCTGCGCTGCGGGCCTGCTCGACCTCCAGCTCCACGGCTTCGTCGATCAGGTGGCGTACCCGCGGAGTCAATACTTGGGCGGCGTCGTGCTGCTCCGCCTGCTTCGCCACCTCGGCGGCATTCTGCCTGATCCGCTCCAGCGGATCGCGCTTGAGCGTGGCTTTTGCCACACCAGCGTCCAGCAAATTGCCCACGCTGCGCATCGTCAAATCCTGACCCTCGACCGGCGGGATCGCAGCGATCAGGGATGGACAGCGTTGTTGTTGGCGGTGCGGGCGGCAGCGGCCTTCTGTCCGAGCCAGGTATCAATCTCGTGTTCCAGCCATCCGACAACCCGCTTGTTGATCTGGATGCATACCGGGAATGTCGGATCATCGCGTGTGATCCGCCAGAGCGTTACGTCATTGATGCCGCCAAGCTTTTCGCAGACGGCCTTGCGGCGTAGAATTTTCATCGTCCCCACCTCCTGCACATTGAAAGTCGATGCAGGAAGTTTCAGGCGGCGACCCGGCAGCGGTCACGGATTCCCAGAAGGGAATTTTTGCAGCAAAAAATCCGACAGCAGCGATGCGGGCCAGGCAAGCGATGCGCGGGCTTCGCTCCGGGTAGCAGCGGCCAAAGTGTATATGGAAGTGACTACAAGATGAGTGACAACAGGGGTAATTCCGCATCCATAAACGCTTTACGGACAGATTTCTGGTTTAACGTCTGATCTAGTCAGCGCATAAAAACCCCGCCTCGGCGGGGTTTTTCTTTGCCTGTTACCCAGGTAGGAGCCACACCTGTGGTGGAAGCGGCTATGGTCGACGACACCAAAGCGCAGGAAACGAACGCGCCCCTGTCGCCATCGCCCTGCCCGTTCCCTTGACCTCAACCTAACCTGAGGTCCCAGGCTGGCCTGCATCCCTCCCAAGACCAAGGAGCCAGCCATGCAACAGATTCGTCCCGACCTCTGGGAAACCGCGACCGAGAACCCCGCCCCGGGCCTGAAAACCCACGCCTACCTGCTGACCCGCGAGAGCGGCAACCTGCTGTTCTACAACACCAGCCTGCGCCGGGAGATCGAGCAGATGACCGAGCTGGGCGGTGTTGCCTACCAGTTCCTCAGCCACCGCGACGAACTCGGCGACTCGCTGCTGCAGATACGCCAGCGCTTCGGCACCCGGCTTGGCGGCCACCGAGAAGAGCAGGAAGACTTCAGCCGACAGGCCCCGGTGGATATTCTCTTCACCGAACGCCAGACGCTGTTCGGCAATATCGACGTGATTCCCAGCCCGGGCCATAGCCCCGGCAGCACCTGCTTTCTGGTACACAGCCCGACCGGCCAGCGCTACCTATTCACCGGCGACACCCTCTACCGCAGCGCGGACGGCAGCTGGAAAGCCGGCTTCATCCCCGGCCACAACAGCCCCGAAGACCGCCAGACCATGGCCACCAGCATCGCCGGCCTACGCGATCTGCAGCCCGATCTGGTGATCGGCAGCGCCTTCTCTGGCAGTAGCGGCTTTCAGGAAATGAGACGCGGGGAATGGCAGGAGCATGTGGACAGTGCGCTGGAGCGGCTGCTGGGTTAAGGGGCCGGCCCAGCCTCGCTGAGAACGTTTTTCGCACGCAAACAAAAAGGGGTTAGCTTGCGCTAACCCCTTGAATTTATGGTGGCTACACCGAGACTTGAACCTGGGACATCAGCATTATGAATCCGCTACGAACCGCCCCGCTGAGCCAGAAAGCCCCATAAAACGGGGTTTTCAGACCTCCCCCAAGCTGGCTAGACCAGTCCTTTCCAGAAGATTCGACCAATGTAGTCACTCCAGACTCTTTGCGTTCAAAGCCTATTGAGCTACCTTCTATTAAGCATGATGATGGTGTGCTACTTCTTTTTCTCGGAATTATCCGTCCTAACAAATGGATCTATGCATGCGCTTTATAGACAGGGATGCCCTTTTATTGCAGCATTTGTTTTTAACCCCCCAACCTCAGTCTTTATATTTCAAAAAATAACTCCACATAAAGACTTCCCGCCAGCGGATAGAGCAACCTTCCATTCAGTATTTCTACTGCAATTACAGAACCAATAATCCAGAGTGACATCGCAAAATGAACCAACTTCTTCACAAACAGCTAATGTCAGAAGTATCAAAGCTAAGGCGAATCACTGCTGAATTATCGCTACAGGAATTAGTAAACTTTATTTCTAACCAGCAGTTCAACTTCAACCATGACAGAAAGACAGCGCGCCGACGCTTAAGCTCACCACTAAGGCAGGGTATATATTTACTAGGAATTGCCTGTTCAACTAACGAACCAGACAACCCAAAGCCGCTAAATGACGGAAAATACGATCAGATCACAGAGCAGCTAGAGAAAATTTTTACGAAATACATGCTGGCATATTTCCCGACAAATGGCGATAAAGCCAACGGACTAACTACAGAGTGGCGAAAACATAGAGAAGTGGCTGCGCCAGCATTTATCAATTATTTCATGGCAGGCCCAAAATTCTCAACAACCGAAATAAAAAACTGGATCAGCTTCAGCTTTAATGGCTTTGAAGACGAAATATCAAAGTCGTTTGGTGCCTCACCCGAAATCTTCCTCAAGCTAGGAGATTTCTTCGAACAAAGCATTCTCTTAAAATACGATAAACTTAAAGAACAATACGACAAAATTGATAAAAGCCGATTAGAATTCATTGAAAAACTTTCTCAAGGACTATCTCCTAAGCAAGCACTTGAGGAGGTTTCAGCAGGCGGAGACCTGAATACAACAATGAATCAATTTCTGCATGATATCAACGAGCTTCACTCCATCAACATATCGACACTTGAAGAAAAATTCGGCAGTGAAATAAAATCTCTTGTGCTTGAGCACTTTGTGACTTTCAGAGGACGAAGCCAAGAAATCACATATATCACCGAAGAAAGCCCTACACTTTTAAAGCCTTTACTGACAACGGACGGGGAGAATCTATTCTTCCTAGCAAACAACTCATTCTACCTTTCTATAATTACAAACTTCGAACGCTATCTTTCACGCAGCGAACACTCTAAGCGATACCTTAAGGAACGAGACTCCCGCCTTGAGTCTAAAGCATCCAGCGTATTGAGACGCATATTCCCATTAGATGCAGAATTCTACGCTAGTGCGTTTGAGAGTCCAAAATCTCAATTTGAACATGACTTAATTATTAGTCACCAAAGTGTTCTTTACGTCATCGAGGCAAAAGCCTCGCCACCTAAAGAGCCTTTACGAGATCCATCTAAAGCGTATGAGCGGATCAATGATCACTTCAGAGGCAAGAATGGAATCCAGAAAGCGTATGACCAAGCTAATGCATTAAAGAGAAATTTGATCACCAATGGCCATGTTGACCTTTACAACCAAAAGGGAGAGTTGCTGGCAAGTCTTTCCGCGCAGGATTATGAGAAAATTTATTGCATATGTGTTACGAGAGACGACTTCGGAGCTTTGGCAACCAACCTAAGCCTCCTGCTAAAGAAAGATGCCTCTGACCCATACCCATGGGTTTTAAGCATTAACGACCTTGAGTGTTTTATTAGCGGACTGCTTCATTTAGATAAAGGCCTCCCAGACTTACTCCATTACATCGACCAAAGAACAAAACTGCATGGGAAAGTTCTTGGCTCTGATGAATTAGAATACGCAGGCGCATTCTTGAAATATGGCGGACTTCAAGAGTTTATAGACACCAAGGCAGACTTAATCCCTCTAGATATCAGCGAATCAGATATTTTTGATAAGATTTACTATTGCGAGCTTTCCAACCAGAAATTTGAGCTAACCATCACTTCACCAAACCTAACCAAACTTAATCCAGCAAAAATATTTAACTCAAGTCGCAACTCCGAAGACAACAAAAAAGCAAAAGCGCGTAGAAAAGCGGCTAAGGCATCTAGAAGACGCAATAGAAACGGCAATTAAAGACTAGAGATTCACCAATTTTTTTCGCGTAGCCCATCCATGCACTCCTTCACGTCATCATCAATGACGTTCCCAGGCTTGATGCACTCTTTCATGGTGCGTCGAACCCCGCGATTGGCTTCGCGTTCTCTTTGGTCTTGGGCTTTGAGGTTCGCTCGGGCGGCTTCGCCCATGGGGCCTTTGGATCCGGCGAACAGTTCGTTCACCAGTTGCTGCATACCTTTGCCGTAGGCTTCGGCAGCAGGCCGGATGGCGTCACCCACCTGGGTGGCAATGGGCTTGGATTCTTCTGCGATGGTGGGGCTTGCGGCTAGGGCCAGTGCCAACAGCGTCCTTTTCATTGGTCTTCTCCATTTCTTCGGGCGTACCAGCGCCTAGCTACTTCTTCTGTGATCGCTATCCCGCGTTTGGATTGGCCAAGTTTCGATTGGCTTCATCGTAATCAGGGCTTCTGTGGCCGTTTTCAGGCTCAATCCGGCCGGATATCAGCCATAGCGCGTACTCGGGGTACGCCTCTGCAAGCACGCCCACCTCTACCGTGCTGATTCGGATAGCCCCCCGACTGATGTTCTTCCACCTATCGTGATTTTTCCCGCCCAGCTCGCTCAGCTGTTTCGGGCCTATCCGCTTGATCAATTGAAGCGCTCTATCTCTAACCGCGTCCATTTATAAAAAATCAATAGGCGTAAAATTTACTCCAATGGAATCTTGGCGTAATATTCACTCCGAGAGTAAAAGTTACGCTTTAGGAGCGCCGCATTAGGTTCCCAAAAGTGGAACGTTGGGTCGGATTATAGGGGTAATTGCATGGAACAGTCTGGTGTAGTGGGGCTTTCGATTTCTGGAGACGCCCAACGCGTAACGGATTTCCGCGACGCACCGTTCTGCACGAAATACGTGCTGGCTCAGCTCCTGGGCATGGAGCAAATCACCGAAGACGTGGTGCGCGGCTGGATCGAAAGCAACACCGTGCCGACCGTGAAAATCGGCCGTCACCGCGTCATCAACCTGCACCGCATCCGCCGCGACCTCGACCGAGGCAAAACCATCTTCTGCGCGGGGGATTACAGCGATGACTAGGGAATACCCGCAATTCAAGCTGCGCATGCCGCCAGCCCTGCGCGCACAGGTAGAGCAAGCCGCCGAACAGGCTAACCGCTCCCTGAACGCCGAAATCGTCACTCGCCTGCAAGCCAGCTTCACCCAGGTAAAGCCCGAGGTGTCGGCTAATGAAAAGCCTGAGCCAGTACCTGCACCAGCCGCACCCCGCGAACTGCGACTGCTCTGTGTGCTACGTCAATCGAAACTGGTCGATGCTCCCAGCATCGTCTCCATCGGCTACCTGCCAATCCACACCATGCACCGAGTGCCGCCCCGCGCAATGGTCCAAGGTAAATGGTCGGACCCACGTTACGCCGGCCTATACCTGCGAGAAACACACGCCACCGAGCCGACCGCCGAAGTATTGGCACGTTGTGCACGACACCGGCAAACCAACGCCCTTCGTGCCCCTGCGCGAACCGTTCGAACTGGTGGGGTGATCGCATGACCGTTTCCTTCCGCACTGGCCGCTATCTGGTCGCGCTGCTCTGGTCGTGGTCCCTGCCCTTCCTGATCGGCGCATCACTCGGCGGCCTCTACATCAGTCACGCGCACATAGAGATTCTGGAAGCGAACGATGACCTGTTCCTTCGTTCATTCGAAGCCGTCATCGACCAATGCAAAGCAGCCCCCAGCGATCCGGCCAACGCCGCCGATGCTGAACAGGTCAAGGGCCGCGCTCCCGGCTCGTCGGATCACGCTTCATCGATCCGGCGAACGGAAGCACGGGCGGAGCGCACCCTTGAACACCCACCACCCTGAATAGCCTCCGCTCGTGAGTGTGGGGCAGCTCCACCGCCCCGCGCTCCCGAGCCCTCGGCGGCAAGAGTGGGATGACAAGGGCAAAGCCCTTGGTGTTGAACCCAACCCGCTGCACCAGCGGCGCTAACTGAAAACCTAGGCAAGTCGAGAACCCCACCTGGGCAAAAACGCGAAGTTTGCCCGTGTGGACCCGCTCGGCCTGCTGAAAGGCAAACCCGCGCAATAAGGCGCAACCAAGCGAGGAAACACAACATGGCACGCACCACTATGGAACTGGCATTCATCAGCGCTGAGCGCGTGAAGTTCGACAACGTTGACCTGATCAAACTCTATTTCGGCGATGAACCGGACGGCGAAAAGGACCTGGGCGTCTCCCTGCTCTCGATGCAGGTATCCGAAGACGTCCGCGAAGAAGTATGGGGCGCCTGCAAAGACCTCGACGTGCTCGAAACTGTCCGCGTAACCGTGGAAATCGAACGCGGCTCCAAGAACGCCGGCAAGTTCATCGTCCTGCACGTCGAGTCGGCCACCAACGTCAGCAACACCACCAAAGACGCCAACGGTAACGTCACCTCGGAAAGCTCCAAATGCACTGGTCCTAACTGCAAGGGCACGGGTGGCATCAAGGAAGGTGACGGTAAGGGTGATGGCCAGGGCGAGGAAGAAGAGGAAGAAGGCCCTCCCGGCCCCTCGCGCAACCTCCAGCAGGGTGAACAGGGCAGCTTTGCCGAAGGGCTCAGCGAATGGGACGAACGCATTGCTGAGGCACGCGCCGAACTCGACCAAAAGCTCGATGAATACGGCGCCCTGTTCAAAGGCGTGTTCGATCTGAACCTGGGCGCTGCTGGCGGCTCGCTCCCCTGCGAAACCTTCTCCATCAGCACGGGCGGCGTGTCCCTGCGCATCTGCCCGGCCGACTACTCCGAACAGCTCTCCTACCTGCGCTATGTCCTGCTCCTGGCTGCCGCCGCCCTGGCCGCCGTCATTGTCCTCAGAGGGTAACCACCATGTTCGAATGGCTCGCTGGTTTTCTCGATCAAGTCATCGCCTTCTTCCAATTCGTTTGGGACTTCCTCAGCTCCGGCATCTACGACTTCGTCAAAGACGGCCTCGTCCTGCTCACCAAAGCCGCGATCTATTCCTGGGTGCAAGTGCAACTGCTCGCCCTGGAAGTCGCCTATGAAGCGGCCCAAGGGGTCATGGATGACATCGGCCTAGCCGAAGCCGTGCGTGAGCGCTGGGGTGCACTGCCTGCCGAGGTGGTCAACGCGCTTA
Coding sequences:
- a CDS encoding helix-turn-helix domain-containing protein yields the protein MALDPRLRFGLKLIEIRKTRGWSQERLALESGLARSYLGGVERGQRNIALLNIFKLAEALGVEPSVLLEAPAAGQEPAP
- a CDS encoding replication protein RepA, whose translation is MRSVGNLLDAGVAKATLKRDPLERIRQNAAEVAKQAEQHDAAQVLTPRVRHLIDEAVELEVEQARSAGATGYIAHFLAQATLPHTDPKSNYFERGTGKLTLSITANPKHGVPYGGLPRLLLAWMCTEAVRTGSPELSLGRSQAEFLEKLDLYNDGRYIARVRDQSLRLVRSLISVSGADGDALGIENILIAKRAFLFWNARDTEQPALWDSSITLSTDFFESLTHAPVPIRMEALQALKKSPLAMDIYTWLVYRMFSLNVATIKGGKRLAQVPWAGLMRQFGSGYANTPKGLANFKTNFRLRLNEALLFYPEARNHIEETKDHLILTPARLHIAATKRRG
- a CDS encoding helix-turn-helix transcriptional regulator; this encodes MKILRRKAVCEKLGGINDVTLWRITRDDPTFPVCIQINKRVVGWLEHEIDTWLGQKAAAARTANNNAVHP
- a CDS encoding MBL fold metallo-hydrolase; this encodes MQQIRPDLWETATENPAPGLKTHAYLLTRESGNLLFYNTSLRREIEQMTELGGVAYQFLSHRDELGDSLLQIRQRFGTRLGGHREEQEDFSRQAPVDILFTERQTLFGNIDVIPSPGHSPGSTCFLVHSPTGQRYLFTGDTLYRSADGSWKAGFIPGHNSPEDRQTMATSIAGLRDLQPDLVIGSAFSGSSGFQEMRRGEWQEHVDSALERLLG
- a CDS encoding NERD domain-containing protein, producing MNQLLHKQLMSEVSKLRRITAELSLQELVNFISNQQFNFNHDRKTARRRLSSPLRQGIYLLGIACSTNEPDNPKPLNDGKYDQITEQLEKIFTKYMLAYFPTNGDKANGLTTEWRKHREVAAPAFINYFMAGPKFSTTEIKNWISFSFNGFEDEISKSFGASPEIFLKLGDFFEQSILLKYDKLKEQYDKIDKSRLEFIEKLSQGLSPKQALEEVSAGGDLNTTMNQFLHDINELHSINISTLEEKFGSEIKSLVLEHFVTFRGRSQEITYITEESPTLLKPLLTTDGENLFFLANNSFYLSIITNFERYLSRSEHSKRYLKERDSRLESKASSVLRRIFPLDAEFYASAFESPKSQFEHDLIISHQSVLYVIEAKASPPKEPLRDPSKAYERINDHFRGKNGIQKAYDQANALKRNLITNGHVDLYNQKGELLASLSAQDYEKIYCICVTRDDFGALATNLSLLLKKDASDPYPWVLSINDLECFISGLLHLDKGLPDLLHYIDQRTKLHGKVLGSDELEYAGAFLKYGGLQEFIDTKADLIPLDISESDIFDKIYYCELSNQKFELTITSPNLTKLNPAKIFNSSRNSEDNKKAKARRKAAKASRRRNRNGN
- a CDS encoding DNA-binding protein; the protein is MEQSGVVGLSISGDAQRVTDFRDAPFCTKYVLAQLLGMEQITEDVVRGWIESNTVPTVKIGRHRVINLHRIRRDLDRGKTIFCAGDYSDD
- the pflM gene encoding lysogeny maintenance protein PflM, yielding MKSLSQYLHQPHPANCDCSVCYVNRNWSMLPASSPSATCQSTPCTECRPAQWSKVNGRTHVTPAYTCEKHTPPSRPPKYWHVVHDTGKPTPFVPLREPFELVG
- a CDS encoding DUF2523 family protein, with protein sequence MFEWLAGFLDQVIAFFQFVWDFLSSGIYDFVKDGLVLLTKAAIYSWVQVQLLALEVAYEAAQGVMDDIGLAEAVRERWGALPAEVVNALNFFGIPQALNILFSALSTRFALKFVPFIGR